The proteins below come from a single Caulobacter segnis ATCC 21756 genomic window:
- a CDS encoding TonB-dependent receptor plug domain-containing protein — translation MIRAFLSSTALATSLIAGAAFADDQKAPEADVAGATGANGVAELVVTATRTAQPIEKVGASVTVLTQPAIEASQAISVVELLAQTPGVSFTRNGGPGTTTGLNIRGAETQHTVVLIDGVKLNDPSSTQGGFNSGNLLVGDISRIEILRGAQSTLWGSQAIGGVVNIVTAEPTTPFSSSIDAEAGARKTGYLRAGVGGAGDKIVWRVAGGYYTTDGFSAYKPGKEKDGYQNRGLSGRLRIALAQNVSAEVRSVYSKGKNDFDGFNVDSPEFGRTEELVIYTGLNFGLLDGRWNNRIGYAYTDTDRENINPARPAVPLTFDAAGKNKRWEYQGVFAVTETVSATFGAETEKARMRTRSPSVSNPNPAFATGKVGVDSLYGQLQAEVVPGLTLTAGLRYEDHDTYGSHTLGQASAAWALNEGNTVLRASFGQGFRAPGLYELFSEYGNLNLSPEKFDSWDAGIEQRFLGGKARAVATWFHREADNEIRYFSCTGGADPLCAPGGVSRWGYYSNVLKTKAQGLELIGEYKPAQGLVLSGNYTYTDAETDSGSAKGKQLTRRPKNMGNLSATYVWPVKLSTTVAVRYVGKTYNNDLNTQVVKDYTLVDLRASYPLKDGLEVFGRVENAFDKDYQTILNYGTPGRGAFVGLRARF, via the coding sequence ATGATCCGAGCGTTTCTGAGCTCCACCGCCCTCGCCACCAGCCTGATCGCGGGCGCGGCTTTCGCCGACGACCAGAAGGCCCCCGAGGCCGACGTCGCCGGCGCGACCGGCGCCAACGGCGTCGCCGAACTCGTCGTCACCGCCACCCGCACCGCCCAGCCGATCGAGAAGGTCGGCGCGTCGGTGACCGTCCTGACCCAGCCGGCGATCGAGGCCAGCCAGGCGATCTCGGTCGTCGAGCTGCTGGCCCAGACGCCGGGCGTCAGCTTCACCCGCAACGGCGGTCCGGGCACGACCACGGGCCTCAACATCCGCGGCGCCGAGACCCAGCACACCGTCGTCCTGATCGACGGCGTCAAGCTGAACGACCCATCCTCGACCCAAGGCGGCTTTAACAGCGGCAACCTGCTGGTCGGCGACATCTCGCGCATCGAGATCCTGCGCGGCGCCCAGTCGACCCTGTGGGGCAGCCAAGCCATCGGCGGCGTCGTCAACATCGTGACCGCCGAGCCGACGACTCCGTTCTCGAGCTCGATCGACGCCGAGGCCGGCGCGCGCAAGACCGGATACCTGCGGGCCGGCGTTGGCGGCGCCGGCGACAAGATCGTCTGGCGCGTGGCTGGCGGCTACTACACCACCGACGGCTTCTCGGCCTACAAGCCGGGTAAGGAGAAGGACGGCTACCAGAACCGCGGCCTTTCCGGCCGCCTGCGCATCGCCCTGGCGCAGAACGTCTCGGCCGAGGTCCGCTCGGTCTATTCGAAGGGCAAGAACGACTTCGACGGCTTCAACGTCGACAGCCCCGAGTTCGGTCGCACCGAAGAGCTGGTGATCTACACCGGCCTGAATTTCGGCCTGCTGGACGGCCGCTGGAACAACCGGATCGGCTACGCCTACACCGACACCGACCGCGAGAACATCAACCCGGCCCGCCCCGCCGTGCCGCTGACCTTCGACGCGGCCGGCAAGAACAAGCGCTGGGAATACCAGGGCGTCTTCGCGGTCACCGAGACCGTGTCGGCCACCTTCGGCGCCGAAACGGAAAAGGCGCGGATGCGCACGCGCTCGCCGTCCGTCAGCAACCCGAACCCGGCCTTCGCCACCGGCAAGGTCGGCGTCGACAGCCTCTATGGCCAGCTGCAGGCTGAGGTGGTTCCGGGCCTGACCCTGACCGCCGGCCTCCGCTACGAGGACCACGACACCTATGGCTCGCACACCCTGGGTCAGGCCTCGGCCGCCTGGGCGCTTAACGAGGGGAACACGGTCCTGCGCGCCAGCTTCGGCCAGGGGTTCCGGGCTCCTGGCCTCTACGAGCTGTTCAGCGAGTACGGCAACCTGAACCTCTCGCCCGAAAAGTTCGACAGCTGGGACGCCGGGATCGAGCAGCGCTTCCTGGGCGGCAAGGCCCGCGCCGTGGCGACCTGGTTCCACCGCGAGGCCGACAACGAGATCCGCTACTTCTCGTGCACGGGCGGCGCCGATCCGCTGTGCGCGCCGGGCGGCGTCTCGCGTTGGGGCTACTACAGCAACGTTCTGAAGACCAAGGCGCAAGGCCTTGAACTGATTGGCGAATACAAGCCGGCGCAAGGCTTGGTTCTGTCGGGCAACTACACCTACACCGACGCCGAGACCGACTCCGGTTCGGCCAAGGGCAAGCAGCTGACCCGTCGTCCGAAGAACATGGGCAACCTGTCGGCGACCTATGTCTGGCCGGTGAAGCTCTCGACCACGGTGGCGGTCCGTTATGTGGGCAAGACCTACAACAACGACCTCAACACCCAGGTGGTGAAGGACTACACGCTGGTCGACCTGCGCGCGTCCTATCCGCTGAAGGACGGCCTGGAGGTCTTCGGCCGCGTCGAGAACGCGTTCGACAAGGACTACCAGACCATCCTGAACTACGGCACGCCCGGTCGCGGCGCGTTCGTGGGCCTGCGGGCCCGCTTCTAG
- a CDS encoding aminotransferase class I/II-fold pyridoxal phosphate-dependent enzyme, with amino-acid sequence MASIPHLGALRHGGRLREATAAYPDVRGPWLDLSTGINPEPWSGARASAEALRTLPDPELLTELEAVAARAFGVADRARVVAVAGADAALRLLPLLLDGGDVALAAPIYGGHAEAWAERKPLIVTSVDDRRAVAADILVLVNPNNPDGRQLRREALTELAEARSALGRWTIVDEAFVEVTPGVSVADLEIERLIVLRSFGKFYGLPGARLGFIICDKVLAKKLRAVLGDWPVCADALALGLGAYADDAWRATTIACLAAQARNVDAVLSSAGLAVVGGCDLFRWVEAPDAHRLFVGLCRRGVLTRPFVEHPTRLRFGIPSRGNLDRLREALQAVRHAA; translated from the coding sequence ATGGCGTCGATCCCTCACCTCGGCGCCCTCCGACATGGCGGCCGTCTCCGCGAGGCGACGGCCGCCTATCCGGACGTGCGGGGGCCCTGGCTCGATCTGTCGACCGGGATCAATCCGGAGCCTTGGTCGGGCGCGCGCGCGTCGGCCGAGGCGCTACGGACGCTGCCCGATCCCGAGTTGCTGACTGAACTGGAGGCCGTCGCCGCCCGCGCCTTCGGCGTGGCCGACCGTGCGCGGGTCGTGGCCGTCGCCGGGGCGGACGCGGCCCTGCGGCTGCTGCCGCTCCTGCTAGACGGGGGCGACGTCGCCCTGGCCGCGCCGATCTATGGCGGCCACGCTGAGGCCTGGGCCGAGCGGAAGCCCTTGATAGTGACGTCGGTGGACGACCGACGCGCCGTCGCGGCGGATATCCTCGTCCTGGTCAATCCGAACAATCCCGACGGACGCCAGTTGCGACGCGAGGCGCTCACCGAACTGGCCGAGGCGCGCTCGGCGCTCGGGCGTTGGACGATCGTCGACGAGGCCTTCGTCGAGGTGACGCCGGGCGTCAGCGTCGCGGATCTGGAGATCGAGCGCCTGATCGTCCTGCGCTCATTCGGAAAGTTCTACGGCCTGCCTGGGGCGCGGCTCGGATTCATCATTTGCGACAAGGTCTTGGCGAAAAAACTTCGCGCGGTCCTTGGTGATTGGCCGGTCTGCGCTGACGCCCTGGCCCTGGGTCTCGGCGCCTATGCCGACGACGCCTGGCGGGCCACGACCATCGCCTGCCTGGCGGCCCAGGCCCGCAACGTCGACGCGGTCCTGAGCTCCGCCGGCCTTGCCGTCGTGGGCGGCTGCGATCTTTTCCGTTGGGTCGAAGCGCCGGACGCGCACCGGCTGTTCGTCGGCCTTTGCCGGCGAGGCGTCCTGACGCGCCCGTTCGTCGAGCACCCGACCCGCCTGCGCTTCGGAATTCCCTCGCGCGGAAACCTCGATCGTTTGCGAGAAGCCCTGCAGGCGGTCCGCCATGCGGCCTAG
- a CDS encoding ABC transporter substrate-binding protein, with amino-acid sequence MRPSRRVIMGGVLALGAPSPVLAAPRRIASLNACLDAMLVHLADRSQIAALSHYAREPQGSTVAAQARTLPFTWESAEEIIALQPDLVLASQHSALATRNALKRLHVPVERFAVPKTVEESLGQVQRMARLIGQVDRGERLIVRIRAALAAATVRPGARRLSALIYQPNGFAAGPHTLVDEMMTLAGFDNAARRYGLKSWGNVPLELLLADPPEVLLVGEPAPGARSWADRVMTHPALGALKGRMRQARFPERLLYCGGPVLIESAQAMARARAEILGETA; translated from the coding sequence ATGCGGCCTAGCCGTCGGGTCATCATGGGCGGCGTCTTGGCCCTGGGCGCGCCCAGCCCCGTATTGGCGGCGCCTCGACGCATCGCGTCTCTGAACGCGTGTCTGGACGCCATGCTGGTGCATCTGGCCGACCGCTCGCAGATCGCCGCGCTCAGTCACTACGCCCGCGAGCCGCAAGGCTCGACCGTGGCGGCGCAGGCCCGCACCCTGCCGTTCACCTGGGAAAGCGCCGAGGAGATCATCGCGCTGCAGCCGGATCTGGTTCTGGCCAGCCAGCACTCGGCGTTGGCGACCCGCAACGCGCTCAAGCGCCTGCACGTTCCCGTCGAACGCTTCGCCGTTCCCAAGACGGTCGAGGAGAGCCTTGGGCAGGTCCAGCGCATGGCTCGCCTGATCGGCCAGGTGGATCGCGGCGAGCGGCTGATCGTCCGGATCAGGGCCGCCCTGGCCGCCGCGACGGTTCGACCGGGCGCCCGACGCCTGAGTGCTCTGATCTATCAACCCAATGGCTTCGCGGCGGGACCTCACACCTTGGTCGATGAAATGATGACCCTGGCCGGCTTCGACAACGCCGCCCGGCGATATGGCCTGAAGTCCTGGGGCAACGTGCCGCTCGAGCTGCTGCTGGCGGATCCGCCTGAGGTGCTGCTGGTGGGCGAGCCCGCGCCCGGCGCGCGCAGCTGGGCCGACCGGGTCATGACCCATCCGGCGCTCGGCGCGCTTAAGGGCCGGATGCGGCAGGCCCGGTTCCCAGAGCGCCTGCTCTATTGCGGCGGGCCGGTCCTGATCGAGTCCGCCCAGGCCATGGCTCGTGCGCGCGCCGAAATCCTGGGAGAGACGGCGTGA
- a CDS encoding FecCD family ABC transporter permease, with the protein MKTRSVWLVCGVLAAALVLLFALSLCAGRVWTPWSAWISNGADPRWAIVFGLRLPRTILALLVGGALGLSGAALQGYTRNPLAEPGVLGVSSSAALGAVLTLYLGAAAEASWILPGAAMVGAGLGVFALLALAGVTSSVVTFILAGFIIQTVCTAGISLALNLAPNPWAVDEIVSWLMGSLADRSVEEVRIAAPGVIVGSLVLLTQGRALDALTLGEQGARSLGVSLTRTRLLLAIGVALTVGSSVAVTGVIGFVGLIVPHLLRPWVGSRPGALLWPSLLGGAALTLGADILVRLTPAAEEIKLGVAMAALGGPFFLWMLVAMRRRLA; encoded by the coding sequence GTGAAGACGCGGTCGGTTTGGCTCGTCTGTGGCGTGCTGGCGGCGGCGCTGGTCTTGCTGTTCGCGCTCAGCCTGTGCGCAGGCCGGGTCTGGACGCCCTGGAGCGCCTGGATCTCGAACGGCGCCGATCCACGCTGGGCCATCGTCTTTGGTTTGCGGCTGCCCCGCACCATCCTGGCGTTGCTGGTCGGCGGCGCGCTGGGGCTGAGCGGCGCGGCGCTTCAGGGGTATACCCGCAATCCGCTAGCCGAGCCCGGCGTGCTGGGCGTCTCTTCCTCGGCGGCGCTGGGCGCGGTGCTGACCCTCTATCTCGGCGCGGCGGCCGAGGCGAGCTGGATCCTGCCCGGCGCGGCCATGGTCGGCGCGGGCCTTGGCGTGTTCGCGCTGCTGGCGCTGGCGGGCGTCACCTCCAGCGTCGTCACCTTCATCCTGGCCGGGTTCATCATCCAGACCGTCTGCACCGCGGGCATCTCCCTGGCTCTGAACCTGGCGCCGAACCCGTGGGCGGTGGACGAGATCGTCAGCTGGCTGATGGGCTCCCTGGCCGACCGTAGCGTCGAGGAGGTCCGCATCGCCGCGCCGGGCGTGATCGTCGGATCTTTGGTCTTGCTTACGCAGGGCCGGGCGCTGGACGCCCTGACCCTGGGCGAGCAGGGCGCGCGGTCGCTGGGCGTCAGCCTGACGCGAACGCGGCTCCTGCTGGCGATCGGCGTGGCCCTGACGGTCGGATCCAGCGTGGCGGTCACGGGCGTCATCGGTTTCGTGGGGCTGATCGTCCCGCATCTGCTGCGGCCCTGGGTTGGTTCGAGGCCCGGCGCTCTCCTCTGGCCCTCGCTGCTGGGCGGGGCGGCGCTGACGCTTGGCGCCGACATCCTGGTCCGCCTGACCCCGGCCGCCGAAGAGATCAAGCTCGGCGTCGCCATGGCCGCGCTGGGCGGGCCTTTCTTCCTCTGGATGCTGGTGGCGATGCGCAGGAGGCTGGCGTGA
- a CDS encoding ABC transporter ATP-binding protein, with product MSEGLFAETVSLSLGGKAVLNRVTAQFSRGELVAIVGPNGAGKSSLLSCLAGLRRPDTGQVSLDGAIVTQIPARRRARVMAFLAQTPEIAWDVDVRTFVGLGRTPHLGAFGPSAEDAAAMDQAIATTGLDDFVERPITRLSGGERARALIARALAGQTDWLLADEPLTGLDPGHALDTVGLFRRLAHEQGKGVIVTLHDLTLAARFADRVLLLDRGCLVADGAPGKALTPQALAMAYGVATRTHAGEAGPLIEILRRVD from the coding sequence GTGAGCGAGGGACTGTTCGCCGAGACGGTGAGCCTGAGCCTGGGCGGCAAGGCGGTGCTCAACCGCGTCACCGCCCAGTTCAGCCGGGGCGAGCTGGTTGCGATCGTCGGTCCCAACGGCGCGGGCAAGTCGAGCCTGCTGTCTTGCCTGGCGGGCCTGAGGCGCCCCGACACAGGCCAGGTCTCTCTGGACGGCGCGATCGTGACGCAGATCCCCGCGCGACGTCGGGCGCGAGTGATGGCGTTCCTGGCCCAGACGCCCGAGATCGCCTGGGATGTCGATGTACGCACCTTTGTGGGCTTGGGGCGCACTCCGCACCTGGGCGCGTTCGGTCCCAGCGCCGAAGACGCCGCCGCCATGGACCAGGCGATCGCGACGACGGGGCTGGACGATTTCGTCGAGCGGCCGATCACCCGCCTGTCGGGGGGCGAGCGGGCCAGGGCCCTGATCGCCCGCGCCTTGGCGGGCCAAACTGACTGGCTGCTGGCGGACGAGCCGCTGACGGGACTCGATCCGGGACACGCCTTGGATACGGTGGGCCTGTTCCGCCGCCTCGCCCACGAGCAGGGCAAGGGCGTGATCGTCACGCTGCACGATCTGACCCTGGCCGCCCGCTTCGCCGATCGCGTGCTGTTGCTGGATCGAGGCTGCCTGGTCGCCGACGGCGCGCCAGGGAAAGCGCTGACGCCGCAGGCCTTGGCGATGGCCTATGGCGTCGCAACCCGCACCCACGCCGGCGAGGCGGGGCCGCTGATCGAGATCCTGCGCCGTGTGGACTAG
- the cbiB gene encoding adenosylcobinamide-phosphate synthase CbiB: MWTSPWIVLAAAALEAVLGYPEALHRRIPHPVVWIGALISRLEAGLNRPTWSDATRRAAGVATLAIIVLVSGLVGWLLAKFGGPYVMAVVGTLGLAQRSLHQHVTAVLRPLQSGDLVAAREAVGMIVGRDVAGLDAGGVAAAAIESLAESFNDGVVAPIFWFVVAGLPGLFVYKAVNTADSLIGHREPRWRAFGWASARFDDLLNLAPARLAGALIALAGRGGWSVMIRDAGKHASPNAGWPEAAMAGALGVRLGGAAWYDGERSDRPMFGSGREVQTEDLQRALRIYLAACAILWLLLALGGLAWPR; encoded by the coding sequence GTGTGGACTAGCCCGTGGATCGTCCTGGCCGCGGCGGCTCTGGAAGCCGTGCTGGGCTATCCGGAGGCGCTCCACCGCCGCATCCCGCATCCCGTGGTCTGGATCGGCGCCCTGATCTCGCGTCTGGAAGCTGGGCTCAATCGCCCAACCTGGAGCGACGCGACGCGTCGCGCGGCGGGCGTCGCGACGCTGGCGATCATCGTGCTGGTCAGCGGACTTGTTGGCTGGCTGCTGGCCAAGTTCGGCGGGCCCTACGTCATGGCGGTCGTTGGGACGCTGGGCCTGGCGCAGCGTAGCCTTCACCAGCATGTCACCGCCGTTCTGCGTCCGTTGCAAAGCGGTGATCTCGTCGCGGCGCGAGAGGCGGTCGGCATGATCGTCGGCCGCGACGTGGCTGGCCTCGACGCCGGCGGGGTCGCCGCGGCGGCGATCGAGAGCCTGGCCGAGAGCTTCAATGACGGCGTCGTCGCGCCGATCTTCTGGTTCGTGGTCGCGGGCCTGCCGGGCCTCTTCGTCTACAAGGCGGTCAATACGGCCGACAGCTTGATCGGCCACCGCGAGCCGCGTTGGCGCGCGTTCGGCTGGGCCTCGGCGCGGTTCGACGACCTGCTGAACCTGGCCCCCGCGCGGCTGGCCGGCGCGCTGATCGCCTTGGCCGGGCGCGGCGGCTGGTCGGTCATGATCCGCGACGCGGGCAAACACGCCTCGCCGAACGCCGGCTGGCCTGAGGCTGCGATGGCCGGCGCCCTGGGCGTGCGCCTGGGCGGCGCGGCCTGGTATGACGGCGAGCGGTCCGATCGCCCCATGTTCGGAAGCGGCCGGGAAGTCCAGACCGAAGACCTGCAGCGCGCGCTGCGCATCTACCTGGCGGCCTGCGCGATCCTGTGGCTGCTGTTGGCGTTGGGAGGACTGGCATGGCCGCGTTGA
- a CDS encoding cobyric acid synthase encodes MAALMIQGCGSDVGKSVLVAGLCRLFANRGLTVRPFKPQNMSNNAAVTAEGGEIGRAQALQAVACRTPPTVDMNPVLLKPQSDVGAQLVVRGQMAGTWKASGYQARKGELLGLVVESFRRLEAESDLVIVEGAGSPAEVNLRAGDIANMGFARAADVPVVLVGDIDRGHVIAALVGAHAVLDEADRAMVRGFLINKFRGDPTLFQDGRRMIVEATGWPDLGMAPWLAAARRLPAEDAVVLEDPSPLGERKIRIVVPMLSRIANFDEFDALRSEPDVAFAFVPPGQPLPGDADLVILPGTKATPADLAFFRAQGWDIDLAAHVRRGGRVLGVCGGFQMLGRRLSDPDGIEGAPASVEGLALLDVETVMTDRKTLRQVTGRLPGGAAFSGYEMHVGRTEGGERPMLRFDDGGQDGAISADGRVRGCYVHGLFDSGEARAELLAELGAVSDHLDQSARVDRALDEIAAALEAAFDIPALAAIAGLETS; translated from the coding sequence ATGGCCGCGTTGATGATCCAGGGCTGCGGGTCCGACGTCGGCAAGTCGGTGCTGGTCGCGGGCCTTTGCCGGCTGTTCGCCAACCGAGGCCTGACGGTCCGTCCGTTCAAGCCGCAGAATATGTCGAACAACGCCGCGGTCACTGCGGAGGGCGGGGAGATCGGGCGGGCTCAGGCCCTGCAAGCCGTCGCCTGCCGCACGCCGCCGACCGTCGACATGAACCCGGTGCTGCTGAAGCCCCAGAGCGACGTCGGCGCTCAGCTGGTGGTGCGGGGCCAGATGGCCGGGACCTGGAAGGCCAGCGGCTACCAGGCGCGGAAGGGCGAACTGCTGGGTCTCGTGGTCGAGAGCTTCCGGCGCCTGGAGGCCGAAAGCGACCTCGTCATCGTCGAGGGGGCGGGGAGCCCGGCCGAGGTCAATCTCCGCGCCGGCGACATCGCCAACATGGGCTTCGCGCGCGCGGCCGATGTGCCGGTCGTGCTGGTCGGGGACATCGATCGTGGCCATGTGATCGCCGCCCTGGTCGGCGCCCACGCGGTGCTGGACGAGGCCGACCGCGCCATGGTGCGCGGCTTCCTGATCAACAAGTTTCGGGGCGATCCGACGCTCTTCCAGGACGGAAGGCGGATGATCGTCGAGGCGACGGGCTGGCCCGACCTTGGCATGGCGCCCTGGCTGGCGGCGGCGCGACGACTGCCGGCCGAGGACGCCGTCGTGCTCGAAGACCCGTCGCCGCTGGGCGAAAGGAAGATCCGCATCGTCGTGCCGATGCTCTCACGCATCGCCAATTTCGACGAGTTCGACGCCCTGCGCTCCGAGCCGGATGTGGCCTTCGCCTTCGTGCCGCCCGGCCAGCCGCTGCCCGGCGACGCCGACCTTGTCATTCTGCCGGGGACCAAGGCGACGCCGGCGGACCTGGCCTTCTTTCGCGCGCAAGGCTGGGACATCGATCTGGCCGCCCACGTTCGGCGCGGCGGGCGCGTGCTGGGCGTCTGCGGCGGCTTCCAGATGCTGGGCCGTCGTCTCTCTGATCCAGACGGGATCGAGGGCGCGCCAGCCTCCGTGGAGGGCCTTGCCCTGCTCGACGTCGAGACGGTGATGACCGATCGTAAGACCCTGCGCCAGGTGACGGGGCGACTGCCCGGCGGCGCGGCCTTCTCCGGCTACGAGATGCATGTGGGCCGCACCGAGGGCGGCGAGCGTCCGATGCTGCGGTTCGACGATGGCGGCCAGGACGGCGCCATCTCGGCCGATGGCCGGGTGCGCGGCTGCTACGTCCACGGCCTGTTCGACAGCGGCGAGGCGAGGGCCGAACTGCTGGCCGAGCTCGGCGCGGTCTCGGATCACCTCGATCAATCCGCGCGCGTCGACCGGGCGCTCGACGAGATCGCGGCCGCTCTGGAGGCGGCGTTCGACATTCCCGCGCTCGCGGCCATCGCCGGCCTGGAGACCTCTTGA